In Theileria parva strain Muguga chromosome 4 map unlocalized ctg_529, whole genome shotgun sequence, one DNA window encodes the following:
- the RPS3A gene encoding ribosomal protein S3, with product MMGFAGKSKQKRFINDGVFNAELNEFLSRTLAEDGYSGVELRITPVRTEIIIRATRTREVLGEKARRIRELTSLVQKRFGFSSDSVELYAERVENRGLCAMAQAESLRYKLLKGLAIRRAAYGVLRQIMESGAKGCEVIVSGKLRAQRAKSMKFKDGYIISTGQPAQEYVNTAVRSVQLRQGVLGIKVKIMLPYDPEGRLGPSTLLPDTVTVLDPK from the exons ATGATGGGCTTTGCGGGG aaatcGAAGCAAAAGCGCTTCATCAACGATGGTGTTTTTAATGCGGAATTGAACGAGTTTTTATCGAGGACTTTGGCTGAGGACGGGTACTCTGGTGTGGAGCTGAGGATCACGCCTGTTAGGACTGAGATAATAATAAGAGCCACGAGGACTCGTGAGGTGCTGGGCGAAAAGGCCAGACGTATCAGAGAGCTCACATCACTTGTCCAAAAACGTTTCGGGTTCAGTTCAGACTCTGTGGAGTTGTATGCTGAGCGTGTGGAGAACAGGGGACTCTGTGCCATGGCACAGGCTGAGTCGCTACGTTACAAACTACTCAAGGGATTAGCCATCAGACGTGCGGCCTATGGCGTTTTAAGGCAAATTATGGAATCTGGCGCTAAGGGTTGTGAAGTCATAGTCTCAGGTAAACTCAGAGCACAAAGAGCCAAGAGTATGAAATTCAAAGACGGGTACATAATCTCCACAGGACAGCCAGCACAGGAATATGTCAACACCGCCGTAAGATCCGTACAACTACGACAAGGCGTTTTGGGcattaaagttaaaatcATGCTACCATATGATCCCGAAGGAAGATTAGGACCCTCCACTCTACTTCCCGATACCGTCACCGTACTCGATCCCAAATAA
- the BSU1 gene encoding Calcineurin-like phosphoesterase family protein translates to MANQLMAYQKVVPQQGDVPPPRFGHTSTSVGSGKVVLFGGAVGDVGRYTITSDSFLYDVTTNYWTKLQTENPPSPRAAHAAACVETMQVVVFGGATGGGALSSDDLFLLDLRREKQLSWIIVPTTGRSPGRRYGHTMVFSKPNLILIGGNDGQQPSNDVWVLNVEQSPFTWNEVTFSPTIQLPPTRVYHSADLCCEGPANGMIVIFGGRGTESRSLNDVWGLRQHRDGTWDWIEAPVNSGTKPDPRYQHSCAFVGSKFVVLGGRSDSDLNKSLSISVYDTETLEWFNISTIQRFRHSSWRFGPNLYIFGGFANQTQKHPTCELKLLDCQSAFGEQLKSVSVVKPWFSDEGVDTFGSAGVLFQSSPKARDDMFRKPQDREIRLSAHAHAVRESVSDFSYLVRKISIDRLEDEGRKINKPEARSTLHWQNENSDTVYDRIIMRLLSPNELKFQKDASFPISYKDINTLLNTVYHIVKEEDTVLNLRAPIKIYGDIHGQYHDLMRLFKLYKSPLDEYLAEALCLEGDIESNDYLFLGDYVDRGFNSLEVICLLFALKCKYPAQIHLIRGNHEDPAINAVYGFQNECARRLNEDVENPFSCWNAFNKIFEMLPLGALIEGRILCVHGGIGKSVERVDDIRSLKRPISVIPIPECPEDQLLLDLLWSDPTDNDSMLGTVPNEIRDPDRAGFIVKFGPDRVLKFLTNNDLQLIIRAHECVMDGFERFAGGRLITLFSATNYCNHHKNAGALLFIRRDLTIVPKLIYPCQDETSYDSWDMRMSDTRPPTPPRSTPMARDMVIEQS, encoded by the exons ATGGCAAATCAACTTATGGCGTACCAGAAAGTTGTACCTCAACAGGGCGACGTTCCGCCGCCCAGATTTGGGCACACATCCACCTCCGTAGGAAGTGGAAAAGTCGTTTTATTCGGCGGAGCCGTAGgag ATGTTGGAAGGTATACAATTACTTCGGATTCCTTTTTATACGACGTGACTACAAACTACTGGACGAAACTACAAACTGAAAACCCACCCTCCCCAAGAGCAGCGCACGCCGCCGCGTGCGTTGAAACCATGCAAGTCGTCGTCTTCGGAGGCGCCACCGGAGGTGGCGCACTCTCTTCCGATGAT TTGTTTTTATTGGACTTGAGGCGTGAAAAGCAGTTATCTTGGATAATAGTGCCGACTACGGGCCGTTCTCCAGGTCGTCGGTACGGTCACACTATGGTTTTCTCCAAACCCAACCTCATCCTCATCGGCGGCAACGACGG GCAGCAGCCGAGTAACGATGTCTGGGTACTGAATGTGGAACAGTCACCGTTTACCTGGAATGAAGTTACATTCTCACCCACCATACAATTACCCCCAACACGCGTTTATCATTCAGCCGAC TTATGTTGTGAGGGTCCTGCGAATGGAATGATAGTGATATTTGGCGGTCGCGGCACCGAGAGTAGATCATTAAATGACGTTTGGGGCCTAAGACAACATCGTGACGGGACCTGGGACTGGATTGAAGCACCCGTCAATTCTGGCACTAAACCAGATCCAAGATATCAACATT CCTGTGCGTTTGTGGGATCAAAGTTTGTGGTCTTGGGTGGTCGCAGTGATTCGGATTTAAACAA ATCTCTGTCGATATCTGTTTACGATACTGAGACGTTGGAGTGGTTTAATATATCAACGATACAGCGG TTCCGCCACTCAAGCTGGCGTTTCGGACCgaatttatacattttcGGCGGATTCGCCAACCAAACACAAAAACATCCCACCTGCGAATTAAAACTCCTAGACTGCCAAA GTGCGTTTGGTGAGCAGTTGAAGAGTGTGAGTGTGGTGAAGCCGTGGTTTAGTGATGAGGGTGTGGATACGTTTGGAAGTGCTGGCGTGTTATTTCAGAGTTCGCCAAAGGCCAGAGATGACATGTTCAGAAAACCGCAGGATCGAGAAATCAGACTCTCGGCACACGCACACGCCGTACGCGAGTCCGTCTCCGACTTCTCATACCTCGTCagaaaa ATATCGATAGATCGTTTGGAGGATGAGGGTAGGAAGATAAATAAGCCGGAGGCGAGATCGACGTTGCATTGGCAGAATGAGAACTCAGACACAGTTTACGATCGTATTATCATGAGACTTCTCAGCCCAAACGAGCTCAAATTCCAAAAAGACGCCTCCTTCCCCATCTCATACAAAGATATCAACACCCTTTTAAACACT GTGTACCATATAGTGAAGGAGGAGGATACGGTGTTGAATTTACGAGCTCCTATTAAAA TTTACGGCGATATTCACGGTCAGTATCATGACTTGATGAGGTTATTTAAGTTGTATAAGAGTCCGTTGGACGAGTATTTAGCTGAGGCTTTGTGTCTGGAGGGTGATATTGAGTCTAACGATTACCTCTTCCTGGGCGATTACGTGGATCGCGGCTTCAACTCTCTTGAGGTTATTTGTCTTTTATTTGCTCTAAAGTGTAAATACCCAGCGCAAATACATTTAATTCGGGGGAACCATGAGGATCCCGCCATTAACGCAGTGTACGGGTTCCAAAACGAGTGTGCCAGAAGACTGAACGAGGATGTGGAAAACCCGTTCAGCTGCTGGAACGCCTTTAATAAAATCTTTGAAATGCTACCACTAGGCGCACTTATTGAGGGCAGAATCCTCTGCGTTCACGGCGGCATTGGGAAATCCGTAGAACGAGTCGATGACATCAGGTCACTCAAACGACCCATATCCGTCATTCCCATCCCAGAATGCCCTGAA GACCAATTGTTGTTGGATTTGTTGTGGTCGGATCCGACGGATAATGACTCGATGTTGGGGACGGTGCCAAATGAGATTAGGGACCCGGACCGCGCGGGatttatagttaaattCGGACCAGACAGAGTACTCAAGTTTCTCACCAACAATGACCTACAACTCATTATCAG AGCACATGAATGCGTTATGGACGGATTCGAACGCTTTGCAGGAGGTCGATTAATCACTCTCTTTTCCG CAACGAATTATTGTAATCATCATAAGAATGCTGGAGCGCTTTTGTTTATAAGGAGAGACTTGACAATTGTACCCAAACTCATCTACCCGTGCCAAGATGAAACTTCTTACGATTCATG ggACATGAGGATGAGTGATACGAGGCCTCCAACGCCGCCGAGAAGCACGCCCATGGCACGGGACATGGTCATTGAACAGTCTTAA
- the PSMD1 gene encoding Proteasome/cyclosome repeat family protein has translation MWLCGDLNCKFLLKMMNDVEMSSSVEGAHVSELDSSESVLALLEESKASSKELGLQQLDKVVDYFWPEVVDNLPLLEDLYQDKSFKSRKLAALVISKVYYHLEEYTQALQYALNAGEHFNTKQYSEYTNIILAKAVEEFINVNVAKYEQGDKFQHQFDQNTLDSLEMLVMGMMFSSVSSGEENQAMGIALDSRRIDLVLRIFESSLRISKLLNYTIGLLSNVTSKTFRDLVYEKLRDILFDSVSLLELNFSNLCVCLYQLNDHERMASLLNELILSGNHLKAFQIAYDLVDIGDQKFLKSVQESNCFTSNSLMLQRLKYILSGTSTIELYLQFLHRKNHTDLRLLEQVMTSVDQRNSITHNAIVISHALMQAGTCCDTFLRDNLTWLSKANNWSKFTATASIGVIHKGFTNESKKVLSSYLPTESGGGSYSEGGSLYALGLIHSNHFDASSKELLLNSLRNEGAEESVHHGAALGLGLVCMGQCDYELYEELKGVMFRNSAVPGQAAAIAIGLLMLGSGNENVVDELYTFSYETQHEKIIRACVIAIAMVLYQREKHADAIISKLCRDNDAIIRYGGMFCYAMAYCGTGSSYAVKQLLYAAVSDVSDDVRRAAVISLGFVLCNTPNQVPKVLKLLSASYNPHVRYGVTIALGVSCAASGPSEATKILQTLSTDRSEFVRQGAFIGWGLVLQQSSYESANDMLAVTENYLSVISDKHQDVMARFGAIIGLGLMSAGGQNCIASLYTVRGNMRREAVVGFLMFTQMWYWHSYIHFVCLTFQPTCLIGLTEDLRVPIGYKVLCSAPPKLFDYIPHLSKNFSQDKKDEVTAVLSISAKRNAWLSHKTHPEPEPEKTTKADDSSSILSDGKSLRAEISSIAATLGHSSRGSCADSSVDNNGDISMSNNGDVSMSNNEDMSMSNNGDISMISDNEDVSVSKMGIYDSAIEGLKSKHFEAFTTQLDNPCRMLPKQAVFCTCKDDRYEPVFPDRNYGITLLVDNRPGGPEEYLVYDSSEPEAPPFTPFILDE, from the exons ATGTGGCTGTGTGGAGatttaaattgtaaatttttactaaaaatgatgaaTGATGTTGAAATGAGTAGTTCAGTGGAAGGAGCGCATGTTTCTGAGCTGGATTCCTCGGAAAGTGTGCTTGCTCTGCTGGAGGAGAGTAAAGCCTCGAGTAAAGAACTTGGCCTTCAACAACTTGATAAAGTCGTGGACTACTTCTGGCCTGAAGTTGTCGATAACTTACCCTTACT AGAGGATTTATACCAGGATAAGAGTTTTAAGTCCAGGAAACTCGCGGCTTTGGTGATTAGTAAAGTGTACTATCACTTGGAGGAGTATACTCAGGCGTTACAATATGCACTAAACGCCGGAGaacattttaacactaaGCAGTACTCAGAGTACACTAACATAATCCTCGCAAAGGCCGTTGAAGAATTCATCAACGTCAACGTTGCCAAATATGAACAAGGCGATAAATTTCAACACCAATTCGATCAAAACACTCTAG ATTCGCTGGAGATGTTGGTGATGGGAATGATGTTTAGTAGTGTGTCGAGTGGTGAGGAGAACCAGGCGATGGGAATAGCGTTGGATAGTAGGCGAATCGACTTGGTGTTGAGGATATTTGAGTCTAGTTTAAGAATCAGTAAGCTCTTAAATTACACCATAGGCCTGTTATCAAATGTGACCAGTAAGACATTTAGAGACTTAGTGTATGAGAAGCTGAGGGATATTCTATTCGACTCCGTGTCCCTGTTGGAACTAAACTTCTCAAACCTCTGCGTGTGTCTTTATCAATTAAATGATCATGAACGTATGGCATCACTTCTGAACGAGCTCATACTCAGTGGGAATCACCTGAAAGCGTTCCAAATCGCATATGACCTCGTGGATATCGGAGATCaaaagtttttaaaatcagttCAGGAATCAAACTGCTTCACCTCAAACTCACTAATGCTACAGAGACTTAAATATATCCTCTCCGGCACCAGCACTATTGAACTGTACCTCCAGTTTCTACACAGGAAAAATCATACCGATCTCAGACTTCTCGAACAAGTCATG ACGAGTGTGGATCAGAGGAATAGTATAACGCATAATGCGATAGTGATATCGCATGCGTTAATGCAGGCTGGGACATGTTGTGATACGTTTTTGAGAGATAATTTAACGTGGCTTTCAAAGGCTAATAACTGGTCCAAATTCACCGCCACAGCCTCAATCGGCGTTATACACAAG GGATTTACAAATGAGTCGAAGAAAGTGTTATCTTCGTATTTACCAACGGAATCTGGTGGCGGTTCATATTCCGAAGGCGGATCACTATACGCTCTAG gCCTGATACATTCGAACCATTTTGATGCATCTTCAAAGGAATTATTGCTGAATTCACTGAGAAATGAAGGCGCCGAAGAATCTGTACATCACGGTGCTGCTCTAGGACTAGGACTCGTATGCATGGGACAATGCGATTACG AATTGTATGAAGAATTGAAGGGAGTGATGTTTAGAAACAGTGCAGTACCGGGACAAGCTGCAGCTATAGCGATAGGACTATTAATGCTGG GAAGCGGGAATGAGAATGTGGTTGATGAATTGTATACATTTTCCTACGAGACACAAcatgaaaaaattatcagAGCCTGCGTCATCGCCATCGCCATGGTCCTCTATCAACGTGAAAAACAT GCCGATGCGATTATAAGTAAATTATGCCGTGATAATGATGCCATAATTCGATACGGCGGAATGTTCTGCTACGCCATGGCATACTGCGGCACAGGATCC tCTTATGCGGTGAAGCAATTACTGTATGCTGCGGTATCTGATGTGTCTGACGACGTGAGAAGAGCAGCGGTGATATCACTGGGATTTGTACTTTGTAACACTCCAAATCAAGTCCcaaaagtgttaaaattactctcAGCTTCATATAATCCACACGTCAGATATGGCGTAACAATAGCCCTTGGAGTTAGCTGTGCCGCCTCAGGACCCTCCGAAGCCACAAAAATACTACAAACACTCTCAACTGATCGTAGCGAGTTCGTACGTCAAG GCGCGTTTATTGGCTGGGGGTTGGTGTTACAGCAGTCGAGTTATGAAAGTGCGAATGATATGTTGGCGGTGACTGAGAATTACCTATCAGTGATATCAGACAAACACCAAGATGTAATGGCAAGATTCGGCGCCATTATAGGCCTCGGACTCATGTCCGCAGGG GGGCAGAATTGCATAGCGTCGTTGTATACCGTGAGAGGAAATATGAGGAGAGAAGCCGTTGTTGGATTCTTAATGTTCACACAAATGTGGTACTGGCATTCATACATACACTTCGTATGCCTCACATTCCAACCCACATGCCTAATCG GGTTAACGGAGGACTTGAGAGTCCCGATAGGATACAAAGTGTTATGTTCAGCGCCGCCAAAGCTATTTGATTATATTCCGCACCTGAGTAAGAACTTTTCCCAGGATAAGAAAGATGAAGTTACCGCAGTTTTATCAATCTCAGCAAAGAGAAACGCCTGGCTGTCACATAAAACACACCCAGAACCTGAACCTGAAAAAACCACCAAAGCAGATGACTCCTCATCCATACTCTCAGACGGGAAATCTCTCCG TGCTGAGATAAGTAGTATAGCTGCAACGTTGGGACATTCGAGTAGAGGCTCATGTGCAGATTCAAGTGTGGATAACAACGGCGACATCTCAATGAGTAACAATGGCGATGTATCAATGAGTAACAACGAAGACATGTCAATGAGTAACAATGGCGACATTTCAATGATTAGTGATAATGAGGATGTGTCAGTGTCGAAGATGGGCATATATGATTCAGCAATTGAGGGTTTGAAATCAAAGCATTTTGAGGCTTTTACCACACAGTTGGATAATCCATGTAGAATGTTACCAAAACAGGCCGTTTTCTGCACTTGTAAAGATGACAGGTATGAACCTGTGTTCCCAGACCGTAACTACGGAATTACACTACTGGTCGATAACCGTCCGGGAGGACCGGAAGAGTACCTCGTCTACGATAGCAGTGAACCTGAAGCCCCACCCTTCACCCCCTTCATTCTCGATGAATAA